GACCAGGGAGACCCAGGCCGTCTTCCGGTCCTCGGCCACGCAGTAGATGAGCGTCCCCACCGCGAGGCCCGGCGCCTCCCGGACAGGCCCCTGACACCCCGGCCGCACCTGGAGCGACCAGGCCGCGGCGCGTTGTCCCCGGACGAGGTAGGGGGGTGGCTCCAGTTCCGCCAGCAGCGGCTGGAGCACCGCCGGGTCCGACGGGACGGTGCGCCCATCGGACAGCGCCTCGGCCTTCTCCTCGAGGTAGCGGAGCACCAGGACCGCCAGGTCCTCGGAGCGCGTGGGCTCCTGGTTCTCGGCGCGCACCAGATCGACGAAGAGGGCGCACAGCAGGAGGATGGGCAGCAGCCGGTAGCCCTTGAAGTCCTCGCCCCTGCCGCGCACCAGCCCCCACAGGACGACCCCGAGCACGCCCACGGTCGCGGCGAGCACCACGGCGGGCCACACCACCGGGGGCGGCTCCAGGAAGGCGGACACCTCGGCACTCCGGGCGCGCGACCCATCCATCAGGTCCCCCCCGTAGAGCCACGCGAGGGCCAACAGGGAGGCGGCGTTGCCGAGGAGCGTCTTGAAGGAGGGCCGCTTCATCCAGCGAGCGTGCGTGCGGGGTCCGTGGCCGCGGCCCTGTGGCTGGGGAACCAGGCGCCGGCCACCGCGGCCAGCAGCCCGAGCACCACGCCCCCCACCACCACGGGCCAGGGGAAGGAGAAGAAGCTCTCGGGCTTGAAGGGGAATTGCGGCAGGTAGGAGATGGCGAGCCGGTCGATGAGCAGCGCCAGCAGCAGCGCGGAGACGGTGCCCAGGAAGCCACCGGCCACGCCCACCACGCTGGCCTCGGCCAGGACGATGTTGCGCACGTCCGAGCGCGAGGCCCCCACCGCCTGCATGACGCCAATCTCCTTGGCCCGCGCGCGCACCGAGGCGCTCAACGCATGGGCGATGTTCACCGCCGCGAGCACGCAGATGAGGATGGACAGCAGTGCCAGCGCGGACGTGGTGAGCGTCACGGCGGCGCCCACGTTCTCGGCGAGCCGCCGCTCCTGGTCGTCGATCTCCAGGCCCATCTCCCGCACCGCCGCCATGATGCCGGGCACCGCGCCGGGGCTGGTGGCCACCAGGGTGATGCCGGTGTACGTCTCCGCGTCCTGGCCCAGCTCCCGGTTGAGACGGATGGCGGCGTCCAGGGGAATGGTGACGCCCGCGAGCAGCGCCCGGTCGGACGCGCCCACCACCTGCACCTGGGAGTTGATGACGGCGACGTCGGGCAGCGGGGCGGTCACGTAGGAGCGGTTGAAGTCCACCGGGAGCGTGAAGCCCACGAGCAGGCTCGGGGTGAGCGTGGGCAGCTTGCGGGCCGGGGCGAAGGTGTTGTTGTAGATCTCCAACAGCCGCGTGGAGATGAGGCCCGGCAGCGGCTGGCCCGGCCCCGGATCCACGAACTTGCCGAGCTGCACGTCCCCCTCGACGAGGCCGGGCTCCACGCCCACCGCGAGGACGTCCATGCCCATGCGCATCTTCCGGCCGAAGAAGTCCCCCTGGTAGAGACTCGCCGCGGGGGCGCGCACGCTCATCTTGCGGTAGAGCTTCTCCACGCCGGGCAACGCCTGGAGCCGCTCCACCATGGTCGCGTCCAGCTTGCCGCCCCCGAGGAACGAGCCGAGCGACACCGCGGGAGGCACCACGTCCACCAGCCGCGCGTCGTTGGGGAAGATGCGCTCGCGGATGACGCGGCCCACACCGAGGCCCAGGCCCACGAAGAAGACGAGCGCCCCCACGCCCATGGCCACACCGAAGGCGGAGAAGAACGCGCCCCGCCGCTCACGCGCGAGGCTCAGCCGCACCAGTTGGGACAGCGCCGCCAGCCTCATGACGCACCTCCCGCCAGCGCGGGCCGGGACTCCTCGACGAGCCGGCCTTCCTTGAGGCGCAGCACGCGCCGGGCCGCCGTGCTCATCCGATCCTCGTGCGTGACGGCGAGCAGGGTGATGCCCTCGCGGTTCAGCTCCTGGAAGAGCGTGATGACGCCAGCGCCCGTGGCCGCATCGAGGTTGCCGGTGGGCTCGTCACACAGGAGCAGCCGGGGACCGGTGAAGAGGGCCCGGGCGATGGCCACGCGCTGCCGCTCACCGCCGGAGAGCCGCACCGGAGCGCGGTCCTTCTTGGCCAGCAGACCCACCCGGTCGAGCAGGGACTCGGCGCGCCTGCGGGCCTCGGGGGAGGCGGCGCCGAAGTGCGAGGGCATCAGCACGTTCTCCACCGCGGACAGATTGGGGATGAGGTGGAAGGACTGGAAGACGAAGCCCACGTGCTGGTTGCGGAAGCGCGCGAGCTCCTTGTCCTTCAGGCCGGACAGCTTGACGCCGGCCACCTCCACGTCGCCCTGGTAGTGCACGTCCAGGCCGCCCAGCAGGTGCAGCAGCGTGGACTTGCCACTGCCGGACGGGCCCACCACGGCGACGAAGTCACCGTCCGCCACGTCGAGCGAGAGTCCATCCAGGACGCGCACCTCGGTGCCATCCCCGTCCCGGTACTGTTTGACGATGTCGCGTGCGCGTATCAATGGGGTGCCAACCAGAGGGTGAGCTCGGCCTGCAGGGCCTTCTCCTTCTCGGAGAGGCCCAGCGTGACCGCGCGGAGGTCATCCGTGGCGTCCAGCCAGCGCACCGTGGTCGCCTTGATGGCGAAGCCGCCAATGCCCCAGGCCTCGGAGGGAAGCGCCTTCACCGCGTCGGCGAGGCGCCGCAGGTCCAACACCGCCCCGAGCACCGGGCCCTGGAGCGCCGGGCGCAGGTCCTCGGCCAGGGGGCTGGTACCCGCGGGGCCCTTGAGCCGGGGGAGCGCGGCCTCGAGGCGCGACTGCGGCGCGGCGAGCACCACCTTGTCGCCCACCGAGGCGAAGTGCGCGCCCTCTCCCTGCCGGTACGAGGTGAGGTAGACGCGCTGGCCGCCGACGTCCGCGGGCTTCACCTCGGCGCCGAAGCGCTGGGCGATGGGCGGCACCTTCTCCAGCGTGGAGGCGAGGGCCCCGGGGTCCTTCCCCTCCCCCACCACCACCAGGTGCACGAAGCGGAAGGGGTTGGTGCGCCGCAGGTCCAACGACGGCACGCCCGCGCTGAATTGCGCGGTGGGCGCCAGGGACACGCCCGCGACGAGGCCGGGCTTGAGCTTGTCCAGCACCTCGCCCTTCAGGTCGAAGCCACTCTCCTGCACCGCGCGGGTGACGTAGGGGCCCACGAGGTAGGGCCAGACGCCGCCGAGCTGCGCCGGGTCTCCCCGGTAGCGGGCCAGGAGGAAGCTGTCCTCCGGGAGGTAGCCGAGCAGATCCGTGGCCTGCTGCGGCACGAGCGCGGCGAGCGAGTCCTGCGTGTCCGGCCACGGCGTGTCCATGCGCAGCGTCACCGCGCGCTCGCCGAGAGAGCCCGCCAGGGTGACGGCCTGGGTGGTGCCGGCCGGAACGAGGAAGCCCGTGCCACCGGGAAGGAAGGCGTAGAAGTCGCGCTCGGCGGGCAGCCGCTTGAGGGAGGCATTGAGGAGCGGCTCCTCGACGAGCGATTTCTCCACGGGCAGCGTGGCGTAGCCGGAGAGCTGGGACACCATGGCGCCCGCGCCCAGCAGGGCATAGTCGCCGGTGAAGAGGAGCCCCAGCGCGGGCTGCGGCGCACCGGGCCGGGTGAAGGTGACGAGCGTGCCACCAGCGACCTTCTGCTCCGCGGTCTGCGAGGCGCCGAGCCGGTCCCTCGCGAGCTTGGAGAAGGTCTCCCGGAGGGTCTTCTCGTCCTTCACGCCAAGCACGGAGAAGGCCTGGCTGCCACCGAGCAGGGCCGCGCCCGCGCCCCGGCCCGGGTCGATGCCCGCGGCCTCCATGGCCTGGCGGCTGCGCAGGTCCACGCCCACCTGACGCATGATGCTGGAGACGTAGGCCTCGGCGGACGAGGCGTTCTGGAGCTGGGCGACGAAGTTGGCCAGCTTGAGGTTCTGGAAGCGGGCGAGCCGCTCGCCGAAGGTGCCGAGATCCGGAACGACGAGGGCGGCCTGGGCGCCACGGGGGAGGAAGCGGGCGGGGTTGTTCGTCTTCACCCCCTGGGCGCCCTGCTTGTCGCCGCAACGGGAGCAGCCGGCGAACACGAGCAGCACGAGCAGAAGCCAGGGCGAGGCGCGGCGGAGCATAGAAACAGGAGTGCAGACGGCCCCGGGCCCGGAGTCAAATTCTTCCTGCGGAAGCTTTGGAACGGCCGTCCGGGGGGAGACCTTGCCCTACCCGGAAATGCACTGGGAGAGTGGGTGATCAACCCGCGGCCCGGCGAGTCCAGGAGGCGGCGATCCCCACACAAAGGCGAGCACCTCCATGTCCGATTCCTTCACGCGCAGGACCGGTCTCTTGGCTGCGATATTGCTGCTGGCCATGAGCACGGCTGCCGAGGCCACCACCGTCCGGGTCTTCTACGACGTCGGCTACGGCAACCGCATCAGCATCCGGGGCAGCAAGGCGCCCCTGTCGTGGACCACCGGCACGAATGCCACGTGGAACACGGGCAACATCTGGACGCTGTCCTGGGCCAACACCGTGGGCGACGTGGAGGTGAAGCCCCTCATCAACGACGCGACCTGGTCCACCGGCGCCAACTACCGCATCAAGGCCGGCGCCACGGTGGACATCTACCCGTTCTTCGGCCCGGCCTCGGGCCAGCTGCGGACCGTCTCCAACTTCTACTCGCCGCAGTTCAACAACTCGCGGACGCTCACCATCTACCTGCCGCCGAGCTACTCGGAGAACCCGCTCAAGCGCTACCCGGTGCTGTACGCGCATGACGGGCAGAACCTCTTCAACGCCGCCCGGGCCACCTACGGCGTCGAGTGGCGCATGGACGAGACGGCCAACTCGCTCATCGGCAACGGCTCGATGGACGAGGTCATCATCGTGGGCATGGACCACGGCGACGCCAACCGCATCTACGAGTACACGCCCTGCTGCGATGCCCAGTACGGCGGCGGAGGCGCGGACAAGCACGAGCGGTTCATCCTCGACACGGTGAAGCCGTTCATCGACCAGAACTACCGGACGCTGTCGGCGAAGGCGAACACGGCGCTGATCGGCTCATCCCTGGGCGGGCTGGTGTCGTTCTACGTCGGGCGGCGCAACCCCACCGTCTTCGGGAAGCTGGCGGCCATGTCGAGCTCCTTCTGGTGGAACAACCAGGCGCTGACGCAGCAGGTGGAGGCCTCGACCACGAAGGTGGCGGTGAAGTTCTACATCGACGCGGGGACGAGCAGCGACGGGCTGACCGAGACGACGCGGATGCGGGACGCGCTGGTGGCGGACGGGTACGTGCAGGGCAACGATCTGTACTACTACGTGGCCCAGGGCGCGGGGCACAACGAGTCCTCCTGGGCCGCGCGGCTCAACATCCCGCTGACGTACCTCTTCCCCTGGCAGAGCACGGTGTACTGAGCATCCACCCCTCTCCCCTCGGGAGAGGGACAGGGTGAGGGTGCCGCGTCACTCGGGTGGCGCGCACCCTGGCCCTACCGCACCCGAGTCCCGTGCGGCAGCGGGCTCGAGGTCTCCTCGGTGAAGTCGAGGAAGCGCTCCATGTCGCGCACCGTCTCGTCCGTCGCCTGCGCCTCCGCGCTGAGCGCGTCGAGCTGCCGGTTGACGCCCTCGGGGTCCCGGATGGCGATGGACTGCTCGTGCGTCAGCCGCATCAGGTCCTCGATGCTCGCCAGCTGGTGGCTCACCATCTCGCGGCTCTCCCCCGCCTGCTCGAAGCGCGCCAGCCGCCGCTTGAGCAGCTCCAGCCGCTTCTCCTTCACGTCCTTCAGCCGGGGGTTCGTCTCCTGCCCCAGCTCCGACTCCAACGCGCGCACGTCCTTCTCCAGCGACTGCCGCTCCGAGGAGTTGAGGTACGTGCGGTACTGGTTCAGCGTGGAGATCAACCGCAGGAACGAGGTGAGCAGCGCATCCAGCCGCTGCTCGCTGCTGGCCGCCAGCACCCGTCCGCCGGGCAGCTTCGCGTAGTTGGCGAGGATCTTCTCCTTCAGCCCCACCAGCACCTGGTAGTGCTCGCGCTGCGAGGTGGCCAGCTCCGACAGCAGCGCGTCCACCTGCTGCCGCGCGGCCTCGTCATCCTGCGCGCCCGGGGCACTGGCGCGCACCGCCCGCTGGAAGCGCTTCGTGAAGGGCACCACCCCCAGGTAGAGCGTCTCCACCCCGAGCGCCACCAGGGCCGGCGTTGGATCTCCAGTCATCGCCGCCGAGGCGCCCGCGGTCAACAACCCCACCAGGTTGGCGGGCAACAGGAAGGCAGCCTTGAAGAAGTTGGGAGTGCGGGCCACGGAAGTCCTCGCCAGGGAGGCGCCTCGCGGACAGAGGGCTCAGGGCCCTCGCGCCTCCGACACGTATTTCAGCGCGCCGAGGTCGCGAGTGTCCTCGGCTGGCGGGGCCACCGCCGTGCGCCTGATCTTCCGGTAGAGCGCCGAGGCGCTCTGGAAGAGCTCGTCATAGGTGACGGGCGCCTCGCCGGAAAGCCCGAAGAAGGCCCGATTGTCCGCCAACGTCGCCGGAGGGGCGCTGCGGATGGCCTCGGTGGGGTCTCCCAGGTAGGGGGCCACCTCGCCCAACAGCCGCGCCCCGGGTCCCGGGTCCTTCTGTACGCTGGCCCCCGCGTCCAACAGCCCGCGGATGACCCGGCGGACCGCGTCCGGGTAGCGCGCCGCGTAGTCTCCCCGGGCCACCAGCACCGTGGCCACCAGGTGGGGCGCATCCGCCGTGGTGGCCAGCACCGCGCCGCCCCGGTCCTTCGCCGCCAGCTCCACGTCGCCCCACAGCCCCGCCACCGCGTCCGCCCGGCCCTCGCGCAGCGCCCGGCCCGCGTCCAGCGTGGAGGGCAGATCCACCCACCGCACGTCCGTCATGCGCAGGCCCGCGCGCGACAGCACCCACAGCGCGAAGTAGTACGAGGAGCCCGAGGCATACACCCCCAGCCGCTTGCCACGCAGCGAGGCCAGGTCCGGCACGCCCACCGCCGCCAGCGCCTCCTGCCCGCGGCTGCGCCCCAGCAACATCACCGTGCGCGGCGCCGCGTCCCGCAGCGACGGCAACCACGCCGCCAGCCGGTCCACGGAGATGGCCGCCATGTCCACCCCGCCGTGCTCCGCGCCCACCGCCAGCGCCTGCCGCAGCTCCTCGTCCGTGGCGAACACGACGGCCCGCGCGTCCATGGCGTAGGCCGTCTTCAGCAGGCCCTGCGCCGCGCCCGCGGGCACCTCGGGGTTGTCCAGCGTCGAGGCCCCACCGGTGGCCAGCAGCAGCGACGCCGCCGAGCCTCGCGCGGTGAAGCCGATGAGCGTGGGCCGCAACGGCACCGAGGCCAGGTCCGCCACCGGTGCCGCAACCCCCGCGGGGAAGTCTCCCGGCGACAGGCGCACGGCCTCCTTGGCCGCCGGGAAGAAGCGCGCCTGGAGACGGTCCAGGTACCCCAGCCGCGAGGCCAGCAGGTACCCCACCCCCAGGACACACAACGCCAGGAACGGATAGAGGCCGGGTCCGCGTCGCAACGCCATCAGCTCGGCCTCCTCCGTCCCACGGGACTACTTGATCTCCACCTTCTTGCCGATGGTCTTCTCCGTACCGCCGCCCACCTCGGACACCGGCGCGGGGCTCTGGAGGCCCATCTCCATCTTCATCTGCTGCACGAGATCCATGGCCTGGAGGCGCTCGGCGTCCTCCTCGATCTGCACGGACTGGTGGTCCACCGACTCGAGCGCCATCTGCATGCGCGCCTCGTTGACGGCGGCCTTCTCGTTGACCTTGCGCAGCATCTCGTCGTGCGTGGCGTCGATGCCGGCCACCTGGAAGGACTCCATGGCGTCGGCCACCTTGGACTGCCACTGCGCACGCCGCGCGTCGCGGATGGCGTTCATCGCCTCCTGCGTCTTGCGGTCCTTCTCGCGCATGAAGGCCTTCTTCAGGTTCAGCGACTTCTCGTACGCCACCTTGGCCGTCTCGAGCTGCTGCTCGTTGCGCTCCAGCGCCGCCTTCTCCGTCTGCAGCTTGGTGGCGTACTGCGCCGCCAGGTCATCACGCCCCGCCTGGATGGCCGCCTTCACCTTCGCCGTCAGGTCGCGGATGTCGCTCTTGTACTTGACGTTCTCCTTCTCCAGGAGCGTCAGGTTCGCCCGCACCATGGCGATGGACTCGTTCATCTTCGGGACCTGATCGTTCAGGTCACGGATGTTCTGCTCGAGAATGAGCTCCGGATCCTCGATGGAGGAGACGAAGAAGCCGAAGAAGCTGCGCATTGCCCTTGTGAACCGGTTCCACATGGCGGGGGTCTACCTCCTGCGAATTCGAGTCTTGGGGGGACCTTACACCATCCCACCGTATTCCACGTATGACGAATACCGGGGGCCTACGCTCGGCGAACAGTGCCCATTGCCGGGAGGAGGTCCACGGGTCCCCGCTGGTTCGCTCGGAGTGCGAGCAGGCCCTACCCGTGACGGATTCGTGGCCTCAGCGGGCCCGGGCGGTGATGCGGGCGGAGTGCTGACGGGCGTTCGAGGCCACGGAGGCCGCGTCCAGGGTCAGGAGGGCGCGGTCCTTGAGGACGGGTCTGCCGTCGATGATGACGTGGACGACGTCGGTGGAGCGGGCGGCGTAGACGAGCGGGGAGAGCACGTCCCGGGGGTCCGCCGGGGTGGAGTGGAGGCCGGAGAGGTCCACCACGGTGATGTCGGCGCGCTTGCCCTCCTCGAGCGAGCCCAGTTCCGCCTCCATGCCAATGGCGCGGGCCCCGCCGAGCGTGGCCATCTCCAGCACGCGCTCGGGAGGCATGCCCCGGGGCCCCACCCGCGGCTTGTGCAGCAGCGCCGCCAGCCGCATCTCCTGGAACATGTCCAGGTTGTTGTTGCAGGGCGCGCCGTCCGCGCCGAGGCACACGTTCACGCCGGCATCCAACAGCTCGGGCACCGGGGCGATGCCCGAGGCCAGCTTGAGGTTGGAGCCAGGGCAGTGGCACACCACCGTGCGCGTGTCGCGCAGCAGCCGCTGCTCCTCCTCGGACACCCACACGCAGTGGGCCAGCGTCACGTGCGGGCCGGTGAGGCCCAGCTCGTGGAACCAGGCCACGTTGTCCCGGCCGGTGAGCTCGCGCACCACCTGGATTTCCGAGCGGTTCTCGCTGGCGTGGGTGTGGATGCGCACGCCCTTCTCCCGGGCCAGGCGCCCCACCTCGCGCATCAGCTTCTCCGTGCACGAGAGGACGAAGCGCGGCGCGAAGGCATAGCGCAGCCGGCCCCCGTGGGTGCCGTGCCAGCGCTCCAGCAGCGCGAGGCTCTCGGCCAGCGAGGCCTCGGTGGACTCGTGCAGCCCGCCAGGCACGTCGGGCGCGTCCATCATCGCCTTGCCGCCGGTGAGCCGGAAGCCGCAGTCGCGGGCGGACTCGAAGACGGCGTCGTAGTGGCGCACCGTGCCCATGTCGAGCGCCGCCGTGGCCCCCGAGCGGATGAGCTCCGCGAAGGTCAGGTCCGCCGAGACGCGCATGGAGTCCGCGTCGTGCGCGGCCTCGAAGGGCCAGATGCGCTCGCGCAGCCAGTCCAGCAGCTCCAGCCCGTCCGCCCGGTTGCGGAACAGCGTCTGACAGGCGTGCAGGTGGCCATGGATGAGGCCGGGCAGCACCACCTTGCCAGCGACGTCCAGCACGCGCAGGCCACCGCCCCGCGTCCGGAGGTTGCGTCCCACCCGGGCGATGCGCCCGTCCTGGATGAGGACATCTGCCTCCGCGAGGACCTCGCGCTCGCGGTTCATGGTCACGACGGTGCCGTTGGTGAGGAGCAGATCCACGGACCGCACTCTAGAGGAAATCGCTGGTGAAGGCGTGGGGGAGCAGCTCTCCGAGGGAGTAGCGCGCCTCATCACCCTTGAGGTTGCGGCTGCGCACGGGCAGCTCCTTGGGGGCGAACTCCAGCATCACCTGCCGGCACATGCCACACGGCGGACACGGGGTGGGCGTGTCCACCACGATGGCCACCGCCACCGGCTTGCTCCGGCCCTGGGCCACTCCGGCCGCGAGCGCACCGCGCTCGGCACATACGGAGAGTCCATAGGAGGAGTTCTCCACGTTGCAGCCCGTCACCACCGAGCCGTCCGCGTAGAGCACCGCCGCGCCCACGGGGAACTTCGAGTACGGCGCATGGGCGCGCTCGCGGACCTTCTTCGCCGCCTCGAACAGCTGCTCCCAGGGAATGTCCGCGCTCATGGG
The sequence above is drawn from the Archangium gephyra genome and encodes:
- a CDS encoding ABC transporter permease, translating into MRLAALSQLVRLSLARERRGAFFSAFGVAMGVGALVFFVGLGLGVGRVIRERIFPNDARLVDVVPPAVSLGSFLGGGKLDATMVERLQALPGVEKLYRKMSVRAPAASLYQGDFFGRKMRMGMDVLAVGVEPGLVEGDVQLGKFVDPGPGQPLPGLISTRLLEIYNNTFAPARKLPTLTPSLLVGFTLPVDFNRSYVTAPLPDVAVINSQVQVVGASDRALLAGVTIPLDAAIRLNRELGQDAETYTGITLVATSPGAVPGIMAAVREMGLEIDDQERRLAENVGAAVTLTTSALALLSILICVLAAVNIAHALSASVRARAKEIGVMQAVGASRSDVRNIVLAEASVVGVAGGFLGTVSALLLALLIDRLAISYLPQFPFKPESFFSFPWPVVVGGVVLGLLAAVAGAWFPSHRAAATDPARTLAG
- a CDS encoding ABC transporter ATP-binding protein — encoded protein: MIRARDIVKQYRDGDGTEVRVLDGLSLDVADGDFVAVVGPSGSGKSTLLHLLGGLDVHYQGDVEVAGVKLSGLKDKELARFRNQHVGFVFQSFHLIPNLSAVENVLMPSHFGAASPEARRRAESLLDRVGLLAKKDRAPVRLSGGERQRVAIARALFTGPRLLLCDEPTGNLDAATGAGVITLFQELNREGITLLAVTHEDRMSTAARRVLRLKEGRLVEESRPALAGGAS
- a CDS encoding alpha/beta hydrolase, encoding MAAILLLAMSTAAEATTVRVFYDVGYGNRISIRGSKAPLSWTTGTNATWNTGNIWTLSWANTVGDVEVKPLINDATWSTGANYRIKAGATVDIYPFFGPASGQLRTVSNFYSPQFNNSRTLTIYLPPSYSENPLKRYPVLYAHDGQNLFNAARATYGVEWRMDETANSLIGNGSMDEVIIVGMDHGDANRIYEYTPCCDAQYGGGGADKHERFILDTVKPFIDQNYRTLSAKANTALIGSSLGGLVSFYVGRRNPTVFGKLAAMSSSFWWNNQALTQQVEASTTKVAVKFYIDAGTSSDGLTETTRMRDALVADGYVQGNDLYYYVAQGAGHNESSWAARLNIPLTYLFPWQSTVY
- a CDS encoding ABC transporter substrate-binding protein produces the protein MALRRGPGLYPFLALCVLGVGYLLASRLGYLDRLQARFFPAAKEAVRLSPGDFPAGVAAPVADLASVPLRPTLIGFTARGSAASLLLATGGASTLDNPEVPAGAAQGLLKTAYAMDARAVVFATDEELRQALAVGAEHGGVDMAAISVDRLAAWLPSLRDAAPRTVMLLGRSRGQEALAAVGVPDLASLRGKRLGVYASGSSYYFALWVLSRAGLRMTDVRWVDLPSTLDAGRALREGRADAVAGLWGDVELAAKDRGGAVLATTADAPHLVATVLVARGDYAARYPDAVRRVIRGLLDAGASVQKDPGPGARLLGEVAPYLGDPTEAIRSAPPATLADNRAFFGLSGEAPVTYDELFQSASALYRKIRRTAVAPPAEDTRDLGALKYVSEARGP
- a CDS encoding PspA/IM30 family protein — protein: MWNRFTRAMRSFFGFFVSSIEDPELILEQNIRDLNDQVPKMNESIAMVRANLTLLEKENVKYKSDIRDLTAKVKAAIQAGRDDLAAQYATKLQTEKAALERNEQQLETAKVAYEKSLNLKKAFMREKDRKTQEAMNAIRDARRAQWQSKVADAMESFQVAGIDATHDEMLRKVNEKAAVNEARMQMALESVDHQSVQIEEDAERLQAMDLVQQMKMEMGLQSPAPVSEVGGGTEKTIGKKVEIK
- a CDS encoding 5'-deoxyadenosine deaminase, giving the protein MDLLLTNGTVVTMNREREVLAEADVLIQDGRIARVGRNLRTRGGGLRVLDVAGKVVLPGLIHGHLHACQTLFRNRADGLELLDWLRERIWPFEAAHDADSMRVSADLTFAELIRSGATAALDMGTVRHYDAVFESARDCGFRLTGGKAMMDAPDVPGGLHESTEASLAESLALLERWHGTHGGRLRYAFAPRFVLSCTEKLMREVGRLAREKGVRIHTHASENRSEIQVVRELTGRDNVAWFHELGLTGPHVTLAHCVWVSEEEQRLLRDTRTVVCHCPGSNLKLASGIAPVPELLDAGVNVCLGADGAPCNNNLDMFQEMRLAALLHKPRVGPRGMPPERVLEMATLGGARAIGMEAELGSLEEGKRADITVVDLSGLHSTPADPRDVLSPLVYAARSTDVVHVIIDGRPVLKDRALLTLDAASVASNARQHSARITARAR
- a CDS encoding cytidine deaminase encodes the protein MSADIPWEQLFEAAKKVRERAHAPYSKFPVGAAVLYADGSVVTGCNVENSSYGLSVCAERGALAAGVAQGRSKPVAVAIVVDTPTPCPPCGMCRQVMLEFAPKELPVRSRNLKGDEARYSLGELLPHAFTSDFL